From a region of the Panulirus ornatus isolate Po-2019 chromosome 38, ASM3632096v1, whole genome shotgun sequence genome:
- the dtr gene encoding uncharacterized protein dtr, giving the protein MSEIENVSVSSMTENSQEKHGGPRMTKEALKKLCRQHDLYSVPALNDVLYLHFQGYTEIENLEEYTGLRCLWLENNGFRTISGLQHLSNLRSLYLHNNYLTSLDGLQNLYSLVTLNVAYNMISNIEHICGLPRLETLQVGHNRLSSNEELARLGRCPLLSCLDLSQNNLQYSDIVQVVGELRELRVLQLSGNPVVREIRPYRNTLVVACRNLTYLDDRPVFPVDRAAAEAWSVGGLEAERATRREWAERDHQRQRDCVNDVLRLRERVRAEKAAQGTTSSSAADMGIYVEDNGSEKLYALTPAAKEWARNRLKKVKKEEASHRELNQNDDNDNNNNDRNRIEVEKESDAHEDGVPSQQKQEHEEIDANASPNDEVFNKLLRNLADECESLELVGLQGTRELETSSDAAEHEFLEDNPDSEESNDLREMGNQVREDLKNINFVNLEELDGFTEAKDVQESKNRIELEDLDTTVNSEESRSLEAAHNNQTNNLQEISKRRKELEGEGFVKCAKSTRNFEDAKESLASRETGRGESLECKVRPEDCQPMDKVLENHKSGDDEFISLQENSSRSSKSENDEYEDCSGRSLNCQRQKEEDELLFKSCHNFLRLHTPRSLGEPLSWRNEELLGDIWAAAEVGESPPSPEFDSEAEGQAHVRRLIADHNTQPQDESDIEEILENMEFEARNIQSIYRRHNLVAMNTTSQTTSGDSDPEENRDRDVNEVLDYGMNVNGVCGSDAVPRAPVFGERWVEEARRRITEEADWLEEVESISSTSEEDETADDLSLESQEDSMAEEESSFFEEESVSSISPLRNKPREIQSILKHETVAVKGLISGYAADCESSEPKQRSEESETTSCSSLSLTSLHDSSAAESTNVCNVKLCDESDSKVHHSSTTGSATHPQRDTAITASGLVRRPDVTTWPGNATEAPSFEQNDPSKAVGFISDGPSNPTAGVHTRLVRSSYLSKSGDGNEDCLIVPTNAQVSGEDGEEERPKNILETPADEETREDVRDVPHVMKDPEILGGMESKGDVTNALPMLRDIGMRDVRTREDLAGVWQVRKREPQADEGTRVDAGAVRPVTRDSVTLAGDSTSYKNQESIFSARDALRSSHEAFVRGRNFGSLLVTRDEGSGVEVTPLLLPPSGHASKEGGRPTGRPLITVLGEDDP; this is encoded by the exons ATGTCTGAGATAGAGAATGTGTCAGTCTCTAGCATGACTGAGAACAGCCAAGAGAAACATGGAGGACCAAG GATGACGAAGGAGGCCCTCAAGAAGCTGTGCAGACAACATGATCTCTACTCCGTGCCCGCCCTTAATGACGTGCTCTACCTCCATTTCCAAG GTTACACGGAGATCGAGAACCTGGAAGAATACACTGGGCTCCGATGCCTGTGGTTGGAGAACAACGGCTTCCGCACCATCTCCGGCCTCCAGCACCTGAGCAACCTCCGCTCCCTGTACCTCCACAATAACTACCTCACCTCCCTGGACGGCCTCCAGAACCTGTACTCCCTGGTCACCCTCAACGTGGCCTACAACATGATCTCCAACATAGAGCACATCT GTGGCCTCCCGCGCCTGGAGACGCTGCAGGTGGGCCACAACCGCCTCTCCAGCAACGAGGAGCTCGCCAGGCTGGGTCGAtgtcccctcctctcctgccttgacCTCTCACAGAACAACCTTCAGTACTCCGACATTGTCCAG GTTGTGGGTGAGCTGCGGGAGCTGCGGGTGCTGCAGTTGAGTGGGAACCCTGTGGTGCGGGAGATCAGGCCCTACCGCAACACACTGGTCGTCGCCTGCCGCAACCTAACCTACCTGGACGATCGACCAGTCTTCCCAGTCGACCGAGCAGCTGCAGAagcatg gagcgtgGGCGGGCTGGAGGCCGAGCGGGCCACCAGGCGGGAGTGGGCTGAGCGGGATCACCAGCGACAGCGGGACTGTGTCAACG atGTCCTGAGGCTTCGCGAAAGGGTTCGTGCCGAGAAGGCGGCCCAAGGGACCACTTCGTCCTCCGCAGCGGACATGGGGATCTACGTGGAGGACAACGGAAGTGAAAAACTCTACGCTCTCACCCCAGCTGCCAAGGAATGGGCCCGGAACAGactgaagaaggtgaagaaggaaGAGGCTTCACACCGGGAGTTGAaccaaaatgatgataatgataataataataatgacagaaaTAGAattgaagtggaaaaagaaagtgaCGCCCATGAAGATGGTGTCCCCAGCCAACAGAAGCAGGAACATGAAGAGATAGACGCGAATGCCTCGCCCAATGACGAGGTTTTCAATAAGCTGCTCAGGAACCTGGCCGATGAATGTGAAAGCTTAGAACTTGTTGGTTTGCAAGGCACGAGAGAGTTAGAGACATCTAGTGATGCTGCAGAACATGAATTCCTCGAGGACAATCCTGATTCTGAGGAGTCCAATGACTTGCGAGAAATGGGTAACCAAGTGCGAGAAGATCTGAAAAACATTAATTTCGTAAACTTGGAGGAACTTGATGGTTTCACAGAGGCTAAGGATGTTCAGGAATCTAAGAATAGGATAGAACTTGAAGACCTCGACACCACCGTGAATTCCGAGGAATCCAGAAGTCTGGAAGCTGCACACAACAACCAAACCAACAACCTTCAGGAAATTTCAAAACGCCGTAAAGAACTAGAGGGAGAGGGATTTGTGAAATGTGCCAAGTCCACCAGAAACTTTGAGGACGCTAAGGAATCTCTAGCATCGAGGGAAACAGGGAGAGGGGAGTCCTTGGAATGCAAAGTACGACCAGAGGATTGTCAACCAATGGATAAAGTATTAGAGAATCACAAATCAGGGGATGACGAGTTCATTTCCTTACAAGAAAATTCGTCTCGATCATCGAAGTCGGAAAATGACGAATACGAAGATTGTTCCGGGCGTTCTCTCAATTGCCAACgccagaaggaggaggacgaactcTTGTTCAAGAGTTGCCACAATTTCCTGAGGCTACATACCCCAAGATCACTTGGGGAACCTCTATCGTGGCGTAACGAGGAACTCCTGGGCGACATCTGGGCCGCGGCCGAAGTAGGGGAAAGTCCACCGTCGCCTGAGTTCGACTCCGAAGCCGAAGGTCAAGCCCACGTCCGCCGACTCATCGCGGATCACAATACCCAACCACAGGACGAATCTGATATTGAAGAAATTTTAGAAAATATGGAATTTGAAGCCAGAAATATACAGTCTATTTATCGGCGCCACAACCTAGTGGCGATGAACACCACCTCACAGACGACATCAGGCGATAGCGACCCAGAGGAAAATCGAGACAGAGACGTGAATGAAGTGCTTGATTATGGCATGAATGTTAATGGTGTCTGTGGCAGCGACGCAGTTCCAAGAGCTCCAGTGtttggggagaggtgggtggaggaggccagGAGAAGGATCACTGAGGAAGCCGACTGGTTGGAAGAGGTCGAGTCCATTAGCAGTACATCTGAGGAAGACGAGACTGCAGACGACCTTAGTCTGGAGAGCCAAGAAGACTCCATGGCTGAAGAAGAGTCTAGCTTTTTTGAGGAAGAGAGTGTCAGTTCCATATCTCCGCTCAGGAACAAACCGAGAGAGATTCAGAGTATTTTGAAGCATGAAACAGTCGCAGTTAAAGGTCTCATATCAGGATATGCAGCTGACTGTGAGTCCTCTGAACCCAAGCAGAGATCGGAGGAATCTGAAACAACATCGTGTTCAAGCCTCAGTCTGACTTCCCTCCATGATTCTTCGGCCGCCGAAAGTACTAACGTGTGTAACGTTAAACTGTGTGATGAGAGTGATAGTAAAGTGCATCACTCCTCAACCACGGGGAGTGCCACACATCCTCAAAGGGATACGGCAATCACGGCTTCTGGTCTGGTAAGAAGACCAGACGTCACAACATGGCCTGGAAACGCAACTGAAGCTCCGTCGTTCGAGCAAAACGACCCATCAAAAGCTGTTGGTTTCATTTCTGACGGTCCTTCTAACCCCACCGCTGGAGTGCACACTAGACTTGTTCGCTCCAGTTATCTATCAAAGTCCGGAGATGGAAATGAAGACTGCCTAATAGTCCCTACAAATGCACAGGTGAGTGGAGAGGATGGCGAGGAAGAGCGGCCGAAAAATATCTTGGAAACACCAGCAGACGAGGAGACAAGGGAGGACGTGCGTGATGTGCCACATGTGATGAAAGACCCGGAGATTTTGGGAGGTATGGAGTCGAAGGGGGACGTGACCAACGCACTGCCGATGTTGCGGGACATTGGCATGCGAGATGTAAGGACGAGAGAAGActtggctggtgtgtggcaggtgaggaaACGGGAGCCACAGGCAGACGAGGGGACAAGGGTAGATGCGGGTGCAGTGCGTCCAGTGACAAGAGATTCTGTGACGTTGGCAGGAGACTCGACCTCATACAAGAACCAGGAGTCTATCTTCAGCGCCCGCGACGCCCTCAGAAGTTCACACGAGGCCTTTGTCCGAGGACGCAACTTTG GGAGTCTGCTGGTCACCAGGGATGAAGGAAGTGGGGTTGAGGTTACACCGTTATTGCTCCCACCTTCAGGTCACGCCAGCAAG gagggaggcaggcctaCCGGGCGGCCTCTCATCACGGTGCTGGGAGAGGATGACCCATAG
- the LOC139760804 gene encoding cilia- and flagella-associated protein 52: protein MMKTTRKTKELQLLSAIGFTGKVVGGLHLQEDNGLVYPVGVGVGVWDRSGGRHAILNAHNRPVTALAVSRSGRVIVSAQNSDPGCQAKVVVWTYRDRRQLGSYTVHREEVAAVAVTSGDEAYVVSLGGVPDGYLVVWHIPTRRPLCSAMAAEPGLGTATLLCTAPYTPTLMVVGGQRRLRTWTLNPESNRLTPTSISLGLLERNYTCLQVDEREEYLFAATTTGDVVKVRLNTTQQGVAVLESVMAPRSMSGSTRLSRAPTPGIQTLFVLPGGDLLVGDMGGTVRAYRQVAGVREDERAGPPRAHGTVKYTHPKDPSRPLLMQLWEIEVGAGITSLSMVGRTVAVGTVNSEIYELTHPAPEGNKQHPSKLARLMPNNPKKNRAMDENKVLQYRKQRDENRNKRQSGTSKDILELVRLESTPPEVQLLSTCHSEPIYDVTFPRGVGELVVSAGMGGVRVWNVRSLEEVLRVELPGLVCCCCCVTPTLHTIVTGWSDGRLRGLGAESGRVLWTVDDAHHGSVNAVITVKTSHTVSGGRDGRVRVWLVEGSTVHMVATQKEHRGEVTHLALAPSHTRVLSCSGDGSCILWQLPELERIYSLTAHTVFLGGCVLSREEMATVGSDGSVLVWDRDDGALLADLPASTRPITTITVTSDDTTLVTAGEDAVIKVWNWSKGRVTHEGRGHSGAVTRVSLSPDGHVLASVGKDGALLFWKIP from the exons ATGATGAAGACGACCAGGAAGACTAAAGAGTTACAGTTGCTGTCGGCCATTGGTTTCACAG GTAAAGTCGTAGGCGGACTCCACCTTCAGGAGGACAATGGGCTGGTGTATCCTGTAGGCGTAGGCGTGGGCGTATGGGACCGTAGTGGTGGTCGTCATGCCATCTTGAACGCCCACAACCGCCCGGTAACAGCCCTTGCAGTCTCCAGGTCCGGGCGAGTGATCGTCTCCGCTCAGAACAGCGATCCAGGATGCCAG GCGAAGGTGGTGGTATGGACGTACCGGGACAGAAGACAGTTGGGCAGCTACACAGTGCATCGGGAGGAAGTAGCGGCTGTGGCTGTCACGTCCGGTGATGAAGCCTACGTCGTCAGTCTTGGGGGTGTCCCGGATGGCTACCTTGTCGTTTGGCATATTCCCACTAGGAGGCCCCTCTGTA GTGCCATGGCGGCGGAGCCAGGCCTAGGAACGGCTACTCTGCTCTGCACGGCTCCTTATACCCCTACgcttatggtggtgggtgggcagCGCAGGCTCCGCACCTGGACATTAAACCCGGAAAGCAACAGGCTAACGCCAACCTCCATCTCTCTCGGTCTTCTAGAGAGGAATTACACTTGTTTACAG gtggacgagagagaggaaTACCTGTTCGCTGCCACAACTACGGGAGACGTAGTCAAAGTTCGACTGAACACAACCCAACAAG GAGTAGCTGTGCTAGAGTCTGTGATGGCACCCAGATCCATGTCTGGTTCAACTAGGCTCTCCCGTGCCCCCACACCCG GTATACAGACCTTATTTGTTCTGCCTGGTGGAGACCTACTAGTAGGTGACATGGGCGGCACAGTGCGAGCATACCGTCAggtggcaggtgtgagggaggatgaacgTGCTGGCCCACCCCGTGCCCATGGAACTGTAAAGTACACCCACCCAAAGGATCCCAGCAGACCACTCCTTATGCAG CTGTGGGAGATTGAAGTGGGTGCTGGTATTACTTCACTGAGCATGGTGGGGAGAACAGTGGCTGTAGGGACAGTCAACTCTGAGATATATGAACTGACCCACCCAGCTCCTGAAGGCAACAAACAGCACCCATCAAAGTTGGCCAGATTAATGCCAAATAATCCCAAAAAGAACAGAGCCATGGATGAGAATAAGGTACTGCAGTACAGGAAGCAGAGGGATGAAAATAGGAACAAGAGACAATCAGGAACATCAAAGGACATTCTGGAGCTAGTGAGGTTGGAGTCAACACCACCTGAGGTTCAACTGTTGTCGACATGTCACTCTGAACCCATCTATGATGTTACGTTCCCCAG AGGTGTGGGTGAGCTGGTGGTTAGTGCAGGCATGGGGGGTGTGCGAGTGTGGAACGTGAGGTCCCTGGAGGAGGTGCTGCGGGTGGAACTGCCAGGCCttgtttgctgctgctgctgcgtcactCCCACACTTCACACCATAGTCACAG GCTGGAGTGACGGACGGCTACGGGGGCTAGGGGCAGAAAGTGGGCGTGTACTGTGGACGGTGGATGATGCCCACCACGGGAGTGTGAATGCTGTCATTACTGTCAAGACGAGCCATACTGTCTCAGGAGGACGGGATGGACGG GTTCGAGTATGGCTAGTGGAAGGGTCTACAGTGCATATGGTGGCCACCCAGAAGGAACACCGAGGGGAGGTGACACATCTGGCCCTAGCTCCCTCACACACTCGTGTACTCTCCTGCAGTGGGGATGGCTCCTGTATCCTCTGGCAGCTGCC ggAACTGGAGCGCATTTATAGCTTGACAGCCCACACTGTCTTCCTTGGTGGGTGTGTTCTGAGCAGAGAAGAGATGGCAACAGTTGGGAGTGATGGGTCTGTGTTAGTGTGGGATCGTGATGATGGAGCCCTGCTAGCAGACTTACCTGCCTCCACTAGACCTATTACTACTATCACTGTTACCAGTGATGATACCACCTTGGTTACTGCTGGAGAGGATGCTGTCATTAAA GTGTGGAACTGGAGTAAAGGTAGAGTGACACATGAGGGccgaggtcacagtggtgctgtCACGAGAGTCAGCCTATCTCCTGACGGTCATGTATTAGCATCTGTTGGAAAGGATGGTGCTTTACTCTTCTGGAAGATCCCCTAG